The following coding sequences are from one Lolium rigidum isolate FL_2022 chromosome 6, APGP_CSIRO_Lrig_0.1, whole genome shotgun sequence window:
- the LOC124663016 gene encoding coatomer subunit delta-3-like — translation MVVLAVSIISKSGKVLASRQFVDMSRIRIEGLLAAFPKLVGTGKQHTYVETENVRYVYQPIEALYLLLITNKQSNILEDLDTLRLLSKLVPEYSPSLDEEGVCKAAFQLIFAFDEALSLGNKENITVAQVIQNCEMESQGEKLHKLVMQSKINDTNEVMRRKVTEIEKIKIERNKTENEKSGPKRTPNNFNDMNRDPVFHDIDLLPNKVKEHPSAPSDTLKKAPVKGMVLSKEQKKTDQFIKSLEAEGEVILEDTQLSAIQSRSSSSIPPSDPITVTIEEKLNATVKRDGGVSNFYIQGTLALQVLNDVDGFLQLQIEKQDVPGLTFKTHPNINRELFNGQQIVGATDPNRPFPSGQNETHLVRWRIEGLGESFLPLTVNCWPSVHGNTTNVNIDYEASEMFDLQNVVISIPLPELREAPSVKHIDGEWKYDPRKSVLEWSVILIDQSNRSGSMEFSVPAADPSTFFPISVGFSALNTFSSLKVIAVLPLGEGSSKYSQRVRLVTDKYEVV, via the exons ATG GTGGTTCTCGCGGTTTCTATTATATCAAAGTCTGGAAAAG TACTTGCTTCAAGGCAATTTGTTGATATGTCCCGGATAAGGATCGAGGGCCTGCTTGCAGCATTTCCAAAGCTGGTTGGAACTGGAAAGCAACATACTTATGTGGAGACTGAAAATGTTCGTTATGTTTATCAACCAATTGAAGCGCTATATCTGCTACTCATCACAAATAAGCAGAGTAACATTCTTGAAGATCTGGATACACTGAGGCTGCTCTCCAAACTT GTACCTGAATACTCCCCTTCATTGGATGAAGAGGGTGTCTGCAAGGCAGCATTTCAACTTATATTTGCTTTCGATGAAGCCCTTTCTCTTGGAAACAAGGAAAATATAACTGTTGCACAAGTTATACAAAATTGCGAAATGGAGAGCCAGGGAGAGAAGCTGCACAAGCTGGTGATGCAAAGCAAGATAAATGATACTAACGAGGTCATGCGGAGGAAAGTAACTGAGATTGAGAAAATCAAG ATTGAGAGAAACAAGACTGAGAATGAAAAATCTGGTCCCAAGAGAACTCCAAACAACTTTAATGACATGAACAGGGATCCAGTATTTCATGATATTGACCTGTTACCTAACAAGGTGAAAG AGCACCCATCTGCTCCTTCTGATACTCTGAAAAAAGCGCCAGTTAAGGGAATGGTGTTAAGTAAAGAACAGAAGAAGACAGATCAGTTCATAAAGTCTTTGGAAGCTGAAGGAGAAGTTATTCTTGAGGATACTCAACTAAGCGCAATTCAGTCAAGGTCTTCATCATCTATTCCACCAAGTGATCCTATCACAGTGACCATTGAAGAGAAGCTCAATGCCACTGTTAAAAGGGATGGTGGAGTTAGTAATTTTTATATTCAAGGAACTCTTGCTCTCCAAGTTCTTAATGATGTTGATGGTTTTCTCCAGCTGCAG ATTGAGAAACAAGATGTGCCTGGACTTACCTTCAAGACGCACCCTAATATTAACAGAGAGCTGTTCAACGGTCAGCAAATTGTTGGGGCAACAGATCCAAACCGGCCTTTCCCCAGTGGTCAAAATGAAACACATCTGGTGAGGTGGAGAATCGAGGGGTTGGGTGAATCTTTTCTGCCATTGACAG TCAATTGCTGGCCTTCCGTGCATGGAAATACAACCAATGTTAACATTGATTATGAAGCTTCGGAGATGTTCGATTTGCAGAATGTTGTCATCTCTATCCCTCTGCCTGAACTCAGGGAGGCTCCGAGTGTTAAACATATAGATGGAGAATGGAA GTATGACCCGAGAAAGTCAGTTCTGGAATGGTCTGTTATTCTTATTGATCAATCCAACCGAAG TGGTTCCATGGAGTTTTCTGTTCCTGCAGCCGATCCAtcaacatttttcccaatctctgTTGGATTTTCTGCATTAAATACATTCAGTAGTTTGAAG GTTATTGCCGTCCTTCCATTGGGGGAAGGTAGCTCAAAATATTCCCAGCGGGTTCGACTGGTCACTGACAAATATGAAGTAGTTTGA
- the LOC124660459 gene encoding protein IQ-DOMAIN 3-like gives MGKKGKWFSAVRRVFSSSDPEGKEAKTEKVDKPKSRKKWPFGSKSKHFDPPTLPVSEVAPVAPSPLPLPLPPTQPPQPQSEEIKDIKPVETESEQNKHAYSVALASAVAAEAAAVAAQAAAEVVRLTAVPTATSKTHVCSKEEVAAVKIQTAFRGYLARRALRALRGLVRLKSLVDGNAVKRQTAHTLHCTQTMTRVQTQIYSRRVKMEEEKQALQRQLQLKHQRELEKMKMDEDWDHSHQSKEQIEASLMMKQEAALRRERGLAYAFSHQWKNSGRTVTPTFTDQGNPNWGWSWMERWMSARPCDNQVVSNKDLKDSALTKNLSTSAARTFVPRALSIQRPATPSKSSRPPSRQSPSTPPSKDPWSAGKFRPSSPRDSWLYRDDDLRSITSIRSERPRRLSTGGASVQDDASLTSTPALPSYMQSTKSARAKSRYHMVFADKFEVPQRASLVQSSIKKRLSFPVTDKPNVATADKPMERERRHSEPPKVDPASLKDVHVP, from the exons ATGGGCAAGAAAGGGAAGTGGTTCAGTGCTGTCAGGAGAGTCTTCAGCTCCTCTGATCCGGAGGGGAAGGAAGCCAAG ACTGAGAAGGTCGACAAGCCGAAATCCAGGAAGAAATGGCCATTTGGCAGCAAGTCTAAGCACTTCGATCCACCGACCTTGCCAGTGTCAGAGGTCGCCCCAGTAGCTccgtcgccgctgccgctgccactTCCGCCTACGCAGCCTCCTCAGCCGCAATCCGAGGAGATCAAGGATATCAAGCCAGTCGAAACGGAGAGTGAACAAAACAAGCATGCCTACTCTGTTGCCCTTGCCTCCGCTGTCGCTGCGGAAGCTGCTGCTGTCGCCGCCCAGGCTGCTGCTGAGGTCGTCCGCCTCACAGCTGTCCCTACAGCCACATCAAAAACGCATGTTTGCTCAAAGGAAGAAGTCGCTGCTGTCAAGATTCAGACTGCCTTCAGGGGTTATCTG GCAAGGAGAGCACTGCGGGCACTAAGAGGACTAGTTAGGCTAAAGTCGCTAGTTGATGGAAATGCTGTCAAACGCCAAACAGCCCACACCTTGCATTGCACACAAACAATGACAAGAGTTCAAACCCAAATCTACTCTAGAAGggtgaagatggaggaggaaaaaCAGGCTCTTCAAAGACAGCTCCAGTTGAAGCACCAAAGGGAACTCGAGAAAATGAAG ATGGATGAAGACTGGGATCATAGCCATCAATCGAAAGAACAAATCGAGGCCAGCTTAATGATGAAACAGGAAGCTGCACTAAGACGAGAAAGAGGACTTGCATATGCATTTTCTCATCAG TGGAAGAATTCTGGCCGAACTGTAACACCAACATTCACAGACCAAGGGAATCCTAATTGGGGCTGGAGCTGGATGGAACGCTGGATGTCAGCAAGGCCGTGCGATAACCAAGTGGTGTCAAACAAGGATCTTAAAGACTCTGCTCTTACGAAAAATCTCAGCACTAGCGCCGCTCGAACCTTTGTACCCCGTGCTCTCTCAATCCAGAGACCGGCAACACCAAGCAAGTCAAGCCGTCCACCGAGCCGGCAATCACCATCAACACCCCCATCAAAGGACCCCTGGTCTGCAGGAAAGTTCAGACCATCAAGTCCAAGGGATAGCTGGCTCTACAGGGATGATGACCTGAGGAGCATCACAAGCATACGCTCCGAGCGCCCAAGGAGGCTGAGCACAGGTGGAGCCTCGGTCCAGGATGATGCAAGCCTAACAAGCACGCCTGCTCTCCCCAGCTACATGCAGTCCACAAAGTCCGCAAGGGCAAAGTCCCGGTACCACATGGTATTCGCCGACAAGTTTGAGGTACCTCAAAGAGCATCTCTGGTCCAGTCGTCAATAAAGAAGCGCCTATCCTTCCCAGTGACAGACAAACCAAATGTTGCTACTGCTGATAAGCCGATGGAAAGAGAGAGGCGTCATTCAGAACCTCCGAAGGTGGATCCTGCCTCCCTGAAAGACGTCCATGTTCCCTGA